Proteins encoded together in one Ipomoea triloba cultivar NCNSP0323 chromosome 4, ASM357664v1 window:
- the LOC116015867 gene encoding protein WUSCHEL-like has translation MDAEYTYVSTRWNPTQEQLQILRDLYYNNGMRNPSPQEIRGITQRLSQYGNIEEKNVFYWFQNQRGREKQTKRLAKLATDAAAPQDLQQQATARGLGGRDTKHPMLETLPLFPMHSDRADKSKADMNSSHQPSLELTLRPYSPTP, from the coding sequence ATGGATGCTGAGTATACATATGTTAGTACAAGGTGGAACCCAACACAGGAGCAATTACAAATCTTGAGAgacttatattataataatgggATGAGGAACCCATCTCCACAGGAGATAAGGGGTATAACACAAAGGTTAAGCCAGTATGGAAATATTGAGGAGAAGAATGTCTTCTACTGGTTTCAAAACCAGAGGGGTCGAGAGAAGCAGACAAAACGCCTGGCTAAACTTGCAACTGATGCAGCTGCCCCCCAGGATTTGCAACAACAAGCTACAGCAAGAGGGTTAGGTGGGCGTGATACAAAGCATCCAATGTTGGAAACCCTCCCTCTTTTTCCAATGCATAGCGACAGGGCGGACAAATCCAAGGCCGATATGAATAGCTCTCATCAACCTTCTCTTGAGCTTACCCTCCGTCCTTACTCTCCTACACCTTAG
- the LOC116017030 gene encoding nudix hydrolase 25-like — MELEGLPSGYRPNVGICLINDDNLVFVASRLNAHGSWQMPQGGIEDGEDPQSAAIRELREETGVVSAEVIAEVTEVSVPQWLHYDFPPAVKAKVSRLWGKEWDGQAQKWFLMRLVKDESEINLATGEAKPEFSEWKWASPEEVIEKVVEYKRPTYEEVFRNFRHHFYDNGNSA; from the exons ATGGAATTGGAGGGTTTACCCTCGGGCTACCGTCCCAACGTTGGAATCTGTCTAATCAACGATGATAATCTG GTGTTTGTGGCTTCAAGATTGAATGCTCATGGATCATGGCAAATGCCACAG gGAGGCATTGAAGATGGAGAAGATCCACAATCTGCTGCAATTAGAGAATTGCGCGAAGAAACTGGAGTAGTGTCAGCTGAAGTGATTGCAGAGGTCACTGAAGTTTCT GTTCCACAGTGGTTGCACTATGACTTCCCACCTGCTGTGAAAGCCAAGGTGAGTCGTCTTTGGGGCAAAGAATGGGATGGACAGGCACAGAAATG GTTTCTTATGAGGCTTGTTAAAGATGAGAGCGAGATTAACTTAGCAACCGGTGAAGCAAAGCCAGAATTCTCAGAGTGGAAATGGGCAAGTCCTGAAGAAGTCATTGAAAAG GTAGTTGAATATAAAAGGCCAACGTATGAGGAAGTTTTCAGAAACTTCCGACATCATTTCTATGATAATGGAAACTCTGCTTAA